A stretch of Lathyrus oleraceus cultivar Zhongwan6 chromosome 6, CAAS_Psat_ZW6_1.0, whole genome shotgun sequence DNA encodes these proteins:
- the LOC127095947 gene encoding uncharacterized protein LOC127095947: MRKEELQSSLEVHEQRMEERNVDKKKVEIALQAHFNERDKKMKANRLYTEENATVTLKEAVQCKDQWYLDFEYSTHMSGRKYWFVIINRAMKNKIKLADDTTLAAEGICDVSIERRDDRHGLVKDVLYILKIKCNILSIVQLLEKGYNIHMENKVLRVMDTNKYLIPKVPMAPNRIFKVELKVMEHRCLATPTS, encoded by the exons ATGAGAAAAGAGGAGTTGCAAAGCTCTCTTGAAGTGCATGAGCAGAGAATGGAGGAAAGGAATGTTGATAAGAAAAAGGTAGAGATCGCTTTGCAAGCCCATTTCAATGAAAGAGACAAGAAGATGAAG GCCAACCGATTATATACTGAAGAAAACGCCACAGTGACTTTGAAAGAAGCAGTGCAATGCAAAGATCAATGGTATTTGGACTTTGAATATTCAACGCATATGTCGGGGAGGAAATATTGGTTTGTTATAATCAATCGTGCCATGAAGAACAAGATTAAGTTGGCGGATGATACTACTCTAGCGGCGGAAGGGATTTGTGATGTATCAATCGAGAGAAGGGATGATAGACACGGTTTGGTAAAGGATGTGTTGTATATTCTCAAAATCAAGTGTAATATTTTAAGTATTGTACAATTGCTTGAGAAGGGTTACAATATTCATATGGAGAACAAGGTGTTACGTGTTATGGATACAAACAAGTATTTGATCCCAAAGGTTCCTATGGCTCCCAATAGAATTTTCAAAGTTGAGTTGAAGGTTATGGAACATAGATGTCTTGCTACACCGACTAGTTAA